The segment ATACCATTTCGATTCTTGGACAGCACTGCTGGCAATAACCTGTTTTTTGAATACGCCGTTTTGTTAACTTAACTACTTGTTTTTACTTGATGCAATATCAAATTTTCATTTATCTTGGACAGCAATGTGATTGAATATTAATTTAAGAAGGAATAATAAAAATTTGATTAAATAGTGTCGAGTTGCTTCGCTTAACCCGCCCTACATACTATCACGGTTTATATAAATATCTGCAACCAGTTCATCAATTTCTTTATCAATTTCAGAAAGCGCTCCTCTTGCACAAATAAGACCTTCCATATCCAGGCTATTTTCAGTTTCAGAAACAGGAGAAACAAGAGCTACCGCCTTACCCTTCCGGGTGATGGTAAATTTTTCTTTTCCAAAATGAACCCTGGTGATGAGCTCTGAAAATTTGGCCTTTGCCTCTGTCAATGATAAATGCTGTGACATCGTAATCCCCATAATGAATTTGATAGGCTATTTTATGGTCATTCATGCCGGTTTGTCAATCAGAGGGTTGAATGAGAAGTATCTGCTTTTACCCCCATACCCCAAAACCTATTGACTTCAAAATGATTTGTAAGGATAATCCCTTCGTTTTCCCCAAACGTTCCTTTTCAGGCTTTATGGTTTTGCTTTGGCAATTACCATTGTATTTTTGCAACACATTAGTTTTAAACATTAA is part of the Desulfatiglans sp. genome and harbors:
- a CDS encoding type II toxin-antitoxin system Phd/YefM family antitoxin codes for the protein MSQHLSLTEAKAKFSELITRVHFGKEKFTITRKGKAVALVSPVSETENSLDMEGLICARGALSEIDKEIDELVADIYINRDSM